The following are encoded in a window of Phreatobacter oligotrophus genomic DNA:
- a CDS encoding outer membrane protein, with translation MKLYAITAAALLGLASGAGAADLGSPRSPVAMAATAPAFNWTGFYLGGYLGGAWSTSRHDFSPIGTHGSVSQSGIIGGLTAGYNWQMNALVLGLEADLGLSGLRNATTAFCCFTNQKWDSSLRGRAGFAVDRALFFVTGGLAVSGIQAGEPGFSVGNTVTRAGWTVGAGVEGALTPNWTVKAEYRYADYGRWVGYGGGIPHQVTLRSHSLRLGVNYLFSSGPSAVVARY, from the coding sequence ATGAAGTTGTACGCCATTACCGCTGCCGCCTTGCTCGGCCTCGCGAGCGGGGCCGGCGCAGCCGATCTCGGATCCCCGCGCAGCCCGGTTGCCATGGCTGCCACTGCGCCGGCGTTCAACTGGACCGGCTTCTATCTTGGCGGTTACCTCGGCGGCGCCTGGAGCACCTCGCGCCACGATTTCAGTCCCATCGGCACCCATGGCTCGGTCAGCCAGTCCGGTATCATTGGCGGTCTGACCGCCGGCTATAACTGGCAGATGAATGCCCTTGTCCTCGGTCTCGAGGCGGATCTCGGGCTGTCCGGCCTGCGCAATGCCACTACTGCCTTCTGCTGCTTCACCAACCAGAAATGGGACAGCTCGCTGCGGGGTCGCGCGGGCTTCGCCGTCGATCGGGCGCTGTTCTTCGTCACGGGCGGCCTGGCGGTGTCCGGTATCCAGGCGGGCGAGCCCGGGTTCAGTGTCGGCAACACCGTGACCCGTGCCGGCTGGACCGTCGGTGCGGGCGTTGAAGGCGCGCTGACGCCGAACTGGACCGTGAAGGCCGAGTATCGCTATGCCGATTACGGTCGCTGGGTCGGCTATGGCGGCGGCATCCCGCATCAGGTGACACTGCGGAGCCACAGCCTTCGCCTCGGCGTGAACTACCTCTTCTCCAGCGGTCCTTCCGCCGTGGTGGCGCGCTACTGA
- a CDS encoding GGDEF domain-containing protein, with the protein MSGILLLLTQSVVYFIVMAALFRCRAVLGLGAFFCALGVMHFLETYLAAVFFIELPFGLISPGSTVLFSGKLAIILLFYIREDAEAVRQPIYGLLMGNFLMVTLVAMLRLSGPPVALPGYNPDLALIDQMGLLMVWGTTLLFIDAIALILIYERLRGLLARSLVVRAWLSLAIILSFDQVAFFVGLHWVTGTPWSALFGGWIAKMGAAVVYAACLGVYLAVFEKKAEESAPEPLADIFHKLTYRHKYEVLLGATSRDALTGAWTRERFTALAPTMLAQAIDSGRPCSLLMIDADHFKQINDSQGHIAGDAVLRRMVETIRAHIRGDDRIFRYGGEEFVVLAPDLGAAAATMAAERIRKAVATEFAGDGVPAPTISVGVATAPDEGTGLEGLLRLADSRLYEAKRLGRNRVVAGPAVAGGGQTMP; encoded by the coding sequence ATGTCCGGCATCCTTCTCCTGCTGACGCAGTCGGTCGTCTACTTCATCGTCATGGCAGCTCTGTTTCGCTGCCGAGCCGTCCTCGGCCTTGGCGCGTTCTTTTGCGCCCTGGGGGTGATGCATTTCCTCGAGACCTATCTGGCGGCCGTCTTCTTCATCGAGCTGCCTTTCGGTTTGATCTCGCCCGGCTCGACCGTTCTTTTCTCCGGCAAGCTCGCCATCATCCTCCTGTTCTACATCCGCGAGGATGCGGAGGCGGTGCGCCAGCCGATCTATGGCCTTCTCATGGGCAATTTCCTGATGGTGACGCTGGTCGCGATGTTGCGGCTCTCGGGGCCGCCCGTGGCGCTGCCGGGCTACAATCCGGACCTCGCGCTGATCGACCAGATGGGCCTGCTGATGGTCTGGGGCACGACGCTGCTCTTCATCGACGCCATCGCGCTCATCCTCATCTACGAGCGCCTGCGCGGCCTTCTCGCGCGCTCCCTGGTGGTCCGGGCCTGGCTGAGCCTCGCCATCATCCTGTCCTTCGACCAGGTCGCCTTCTTCGTCGGCCTGCACTGGGTGACGGGAACGCCATGGAGCGCGCTGTTCGGCGGCTGGATCGCCAAAATGGGGGCGGCCGTCGTCTATGCGGCCTGTCTCGGCGTCTATCTCGCCGTGTTCGAGAAGAAGGCCGAGGAGTCAGCGCCGGAACCCCTGGCGGACATCTTCCACAAGCTCACCTACCGGCACAAATACGAGGTCCTGCTGGGGGCAACGAGCCGGGACGCGCTCACCGGCGCCTGGACGCGCGAGCGCTTCACGGCGCTCGCCCCCACCATGTTGGCCCAGGCCATCGACAGCGGCCGGCCCTGCAGCCTGCTCATGATCGATGCCGATCATTTCAAGCAGATCAACGACAGCCAGGGTCATATCGCCGGTGACGCCGTGCTGCGCCGGATGGTCGAGACCATTCGCGCCCATATCCGGGGCGATGATCGGATCTTCCGCTATGGCGGCGAGGAGTTCGTCGTCCTCGCCCCGGATCTCGGCGCGGCCGCGGCGACCATGGCAGCCGAGCGAATCCGCAAGGCTGTCGCGACCGAGTTCGCCGGTGATGGCGTCCCGGCGCCGACCATCAGCGTGGGCGTCGCCACGGCGCCGGACGAGGGCACGGGACTGGAGGGCCTGCTACGTCTGGCGGATTCGCGGCTCTATGAGGCCAAGCGTCTGGGCCGCAACCGCGTGGTGGCGGGCCCGGCTGTGGCCGGTGGCGGGCAGACCATGCCGTGA